AGTTAAAATAATAAATATACAATCTAAGAAAAACTAAATAATAAGTAAATATAAAATATAAGAAATGTAAACTACATTAAACATCTATCTGAAAAATATATAATTTTTCTGATTTTTTTCTAAGGAAATATGTGAAAATATAAAATATTTGTAATTAGATACGTTTTGATATATGTTACTCATTGTACCATTATTTTCTATTTCGAGAAAAAATAAATGGTTAAACACCAGTATCACTTAAGTTAAGCACACCAACAAAACAAAATTCAAACGTCACAAAAAATTATCATATCAACATTATAATACAATAATTTCAGCCTAAAAATATGAAAACTGTTTTATTACGCAAACCATAAATACAAAGCACTTATTTATTCAGACAAACATACAATTCTAAATACAACACCAAACGAGTAATTATATAGTTAATGTTTAAAAATTAAAATAGATTAGCGCATAGTGTGGTTTAACCCCTAGTCTTTCAGTCAAAGGTACGTGATTAAGTAAGCAAAGCTGAGGAGAAAGTAGTTAGCCCAAACTCACCGATAAGTCTGAGTGGGAGACGAGAATGTTCTATCGTTTTTCATTAAAACCGATTTATATTTCTATTCTAAAGCGACACTTGTTTGTTTTTTTTGTTATTTCGGTAAGTAACCTGTTTATTTTTAAACCGGTTGGTGCTCAATGTTGTTACTAGGCCTTGGCACGGATCGGATATCCGGGTCTTTGAAGGTATTTGTGATTTGCTTCATATGTCACAGATATCTAATTTTTCGATTTGTTTTGCTTCGAAAAAATACGGATATTCAGAAAAACGGATATCCGGAAAATAAATAGATATTTGTGGATATTTACGAGTACTTTCGGATATCTCATATGTTTTGATTAATACAAATAATCTTAAAATTTTGATACAAATTTGTTTTGTAAAATATTTTTTGCATGATATATATGATAAAAATTAAAAGAAGTAGTGAATCTACATAGTTTATAAATTTTTTGAACTTATTTAACAATTATAATAACACAAAACTTAAGAAAAAAATTATTTGTCATAAATGTGTTCTCTTCCTTTTATGTAATACTTTTATATAAGTGATAATGTGAATTGAATTTATCAAATCATATGTTATAATAATAATTATATAATTTTATACATTAGAAACTTTAAATATAATCAAGAGATACATGTATTTATATATTGCCGGATCAGATCGAATATCCTAGTTGTTACGTGTGAATCCGTGAAGAACCGCGGCGGCTTTTGATATTCGTATATTTTGTTTCTATTTTTTAAAAGAGCAACCACAACGAAAACTGGATAATTATTATATGTTTTCAAAAATGTGAAATATAAATTAATTTTCATGAATATTTTTTCAAAATTTGAAAAATTATTTATACTAGTATTCAAAATCAATCTATACTTGATTCTGATAATATTTGAACTTATTTTCTTCAATAAAAATAATTTTTTGCTTCAAAGTTTATTTATATTTGATTCCAAAAGTATTAAATTTATCTTGGTTTGCTCAATATTTACTTTTCATTTCAAAAGTCTAATTTGATACTTTTATCAGTAGCATTTTTGGAAACCGATATAGTTAAAGAAATTATATGGAATAGGCCTATTATAATTTACCTTCATTAACTGCAATCATAATTACACACATATTATATTAGATATTAAGTCGTTTTGAAAATGTATATATTTAAAAATATATATTTAATAAATCTTCAAACTCTATTGTTAACTGTAATGAACTAGAAATATTCAATATTTATCACGTCTAAAATCTAAAAATATTAACCAAAATTGCATTGTAAATCCGGCCAGTATAAGAAAACAAATCATATATACAAAAAGGCTATTTTGAGTACAATTGAATCTGAAATATATAAAGCTTAATTATTTTAAATATAAAATATATATCCATTTTTTCACATATAAATATTTTGCAAACACTGAATTACTAAACAAAAATTGTGTACAAATATATTGATAAGGTGATATAAAACTATGAAGTGTTTATAATTAAAATTCTTAATTTTTGGTAACGTTAAAATCAGAATATACATGTGTTTAGACTGGAACAAACTCTATTACATTATTATTTAAGAGAAACCTTATTAGTATATAATAAGAAGACAAATCATATATTTAAAATTAAATGAACTTACATCATTTCGTGCGTAAGCATAACTTGGGTACTATCTGAGCGTCACGGCTACAGGTGAACAGTTAAGAAGAGTCTCAATTAGAGTGTTGTAGTTACCATCTTTCATTTTGAGATCGGAAGAGAGGAAAATATTCATATTTAAGAAACAGAATGACAAACAATTCCAATAAGACTAATAATTTATATTATTTAAGAAATTAAAAAAATTAATTTTTTGGAAGACAAACGATTATATCAAGTTAATAAAGAGTTTAAACCGTTACAACCGGATGTAGAGTCAACGAAAAAAGTATAAACGAAGACTACTACAACAAAATAAGAAATTATTCATTAAAATGGCGAAAAGATCCTATCGTGTTTATTAAGAATATGTCACTGATATTTACACTTAATTTCAATTATTCCTATGGATATTAGGGATAATGTAAATCTGAGATTAATCCATTACTATATAAATAACTAATATATATATCACATTTTTAATAGCCTATCACGAATTTAATGCAAAAGAACTTGTGGATCATCCATCTAATCTACTTATTGATGTACTTTCCTAACTTATGCAGGTTATATCAAATTTAATACCTTGTGTGTTTATAGAAGGTAGTTTATACATACCGATTTTATAATATAAAATTTAGTTATATTTTATTGTAAATTTTAATTTGTATTGTCATTTAAACTTATACTTTGTTATGTCAATACATTACCTATTCCTATATTATAAATAATAGTTATCTAATATATATATATATATATATATATATATATATATATATATATATATGTATATGTATTAATATATACATATATACTATATGTTTTTCACCTATACATTATTATATATATAAACCTTGTTTAATATTAATTTACTCTGATTAAATTGATTTGAATATAGCCATAAAATAAAATTTGAATTTGAATTTAATTTTATTTTAAGAACTAATTAACTCTTTGATATTCATATATTTTGTTTCAATATTTTTTTTTAAAAACAGCAACGACAACCAAAATTGGATAATTATTATATGTTTTAATAAATGTGAAATAGAAAATGAATTTTCCTGAATATTCATAAAAATGTTGAAAATTTATATATACTAGTATTAAAAATTTTATTTAAATTTTATTCTGATAATATTTGAACTTATTTTCTTGAATGAAACTAAACTTTTGCTTCAAATTTATTTTATATTTGATTCCAAAAGATATGAAATATTATTATTATATTTTTTCCTTCATTAACAGCAATCGTTATTAGATAAGCCATTTTGAAAATGTATATTTAAAAAGTTAAATTGAAGATAGCTTCAAAATTCTCTTTGTTAATTTTAAATGAACTAGAAATATTTATCACATAGAAAACTTTTTAAAAAATATTAACCAAAATCGTATTAGAAGTCTGATCAGAATAAGATAGCAAATCATATATATATAATGGTGATATATAAAATGTCTAAAGCAGAATTATTTTAAATATCAATATAAAATCCATTTTTGTCACATATAAATATTTTGCAAACATCGAATTGTCAAACATAAATTGTATACAAATATATTGATAAAGTGATATAAAAATATGAAGTGTTTATAATTAATTTTATTTTTATTTTTTGGTAACATTTAAAATCAAAATATACATGCGTTCAGCGTGGGACAAACTCTAGTACAATATTATTTAAGAAAAACTTATTGGTATATAATAAGAGGACAAATCATTTAATCAAAATTAAATGAACTTACAACATGTGGTACGTAAGCATAACTTGGGTAGTATCTTTTAGTTATTTTAGCTAAAAGACTATTTTTTGACATACCCTAACCCATGAATATTATTTCTTATTCTTATAGAAAAATTAAAAACATTTTATTGTATTTTAAATCATTTTCCATTGAAATACTTTATTTTTCCTTTGTTTTCTCTTAAATAAATTTCTCTTTATAATTTATTTTATTTTTTACTTTAATATAATATTAGTTTTCTGAAATAAAAATATAATTTTTTAGTTTTACTCTTAATAATTATTTTATTAAGTATAAATTTTCTTTCTTTCAATACATAGATTAACTAGCAACTAAACTGAACATTTTTATAATGAAATTGTTTTGCGAGATATGAAAATTATATTTACTGACGTTTATATTTACAGAAAATCTCGAAACGAAACAACTCTCAGCAGGTTCCTTCGCTCCATTGTTCCCAAAATCCAAGTTTATAAAGAAAAAACACAAAACTAAAACTTGTTTTCTGACAGGAACGCATTGGTGTATATATGCGGAGAAAGGGCCTTTGAACTCCATGATAGTTGTGATAATTAATATTATATCAAATTACTGCATGCAGTGGCCGAAAGCTTAGAGTGTTTGGATATGACACCAAGCTTCATGTGCCTTTTCTCGAGAGCAAGTTGCGGGATTATCTCTCTTCGTGCGGAAAGATCACGGATGTTCGTTTTGGCGTTATGTTTGTGTGTTTATTTTCGCTCCATTTTGTTGTCTTTTTCAGGTATGTATACTATTATTTGAAAAGTGAATTTGTTTACTTGTCACATTCTCCATGGTTTTAGTCAATTTAATTACTTGTGATCTTTTCCATGATTTTAGGATAAGTCATTAGTTTAATTAATATTATTATTTATTATTTATTTGATATATATATATATATATATATATATATTTATCATGATATCTAAGATAACTAGTAAGTAGTAACCATTAAACTATTCTATTGATATATATATATACTATTATTTAAAAAAAATAGTTTTTAATATATAATTATCATGATATTTATCACATTCATTTAATAAATTGATAATAACCATATCTACCGATAATATCTTCATTACTTTTATCTTATATTTAGTTTATAATTTTAGTGCCTAAAATCATAGTCAGTTTCTCTGATTTTTATCTGAAATATTGATCAAATATATATTATTACAAATTATCTATATGAGTATACTAATTTATCTGAATAAATTGGGTTTTTTGGTTTATTCGATTTGAATGCTTAATATACAGAACCATATCCATATACTTTTGGTTTTTAAAAATAACAGTCATTTGGTTTATTTGGTACTACCAAATCCAGATTATTTTCTTTATTTTGGTTTGGTTCGGTTTTAAATGGTTCGATTTTACTGGATTGAACATCCTAGAATATCGTTATTTTGTTAATGTTTTATATTTGTGATTTTTATAATCCTTTCACTGCCACATGATTTCTTTTCAGTCCAAATACAATGTGTGTTTAATTTCAAATACAAATTTCCTAATTTAATTATTACTACTAGAAAAGATTTTGATTCAAAATCTACATCACATAAATAAAAATAAAACTATGAAACAAAAGAACATAATTTAATATATTGATTACTGATATGAATATTAAAGTTTTATAATTTATAATAATTTGAAATTTTTATCTAATTTAATTATTATATTTTGTTAAAAAAACATTAGAATTAAAAAAATGTTAAGTATATAGATAAATTAATTCGCACAGGGTGCGGGACATCAACTAGTTATGTGTTATATCCGTACTATTCCCTATATATTAAAAGAGAAACATGACAACATTTGAAGTTGCCATGTGTCATCACAGCAATGAGTTTTAAAATATTTAATGGGGGTTATTGGTTGTTGTATTTTAATAGATTTGAAAATCTGAACTAAATCTAGTGTTATTGGTTCTATGATTTTCAAATATGTATTAAAACCATGTGTTATTGGTTTAATGATTCATAAATTTTATCAAATCAAGTGTTATTCAATCGTAAGTATTTATTAATAAATTTGATTTTATAATGGATTTGAATGAATTTTTTTTGGATTTTTTTGTTAAAAATACAAATACTCAAATCCGAGGGAAAACCTCCGGATTTGTAAATACTAATCCAAAAAAATGTAAAAATCTGTATATTTTACTTGGATTTATAAATACTACATGAATTTCCAAATCAATCAAAATATATAAACCAATAAACCAATCAAAATATATAAACCAATAACACCTCCTAATAAATACTACATTGATTTTTAAATCAATCAAAATATAGAAAAATAGGTGGGTCCATCTAAATATATAATAACTTTTTTATTAAAATAACCATAAATTCATTATTAATGTTTTCCATTATTTTCTCATACGAAATTTCCTAATGTGGCTAAAGTATATATGAAAATTAATGATTTTGAATAATAAAGATTTGATAAAAATTAGTGTATTCTCTATCATTTTTCTTAATTTAAAATTAATAAAATAAATTAAACAACTACATTAACCATATAATAAAAATTAGATTTTTTTTGTATATGTTTTTTTTTTACATCAATTTAAAACATACTCTATGAAGACTCTGCAAACCAAACTGGTAACTTTGCATTCATATGAACAACGAAAGACGTTTGTTTTCTGGCACTCTATTTTTTTTTTGTATATGTTATATTTAGTAAAACTATTAAAAGTCTCACATTCAAATTTTTGTGATCCATGGTTTAAATTTTTTTGTTATGATAAAATACAAACGATTACAAAATCGTATAAGTAAGAAGTTTCATTTAATAAATATTAAGTGTAAAATATATTAATATTTTAATTTCGAAATTTGATTTCAACAACTTTTTTGGTAAAAGCTTTGAACAAATATTGACAAATTAATATTCAAATTTTAAACATAGCCTTGAATTTAAAAAAAAAATATAATTACTAAAACTATTAATCACATAATGAACTTTTTTTTTATTAGTGATTTAAAGTTTTTGTTATAAACATATACAAATGACCAAGAAACTATATTGAGTAAAAGCATCATTTAATATATATCAATATTAAAAATACAGAATATATATGTTAATGTTATTTAAAGTTAATTATATACCATATAAAATATAAATATTAATTATTTTGATAAATGCAATTTATTTATCTTTTCACACAAATTTAGTTATATATTAATAGTTGCTGACTTTTTAATTATTCAATATATATTAATTATTTTATAAATATCTAAAAGAGCATATAATAAAGATAAATAGTATATATAATGTTCGTTCCGTGCAAAGTGCGGATTTTAACCATGTATGGTGTTATTGTTGTTTCTTTTAAAGATGTGCTTGCCTCTATATTCGTGGAGATGGCGTAGTAGAGAAGGCGCTGGAACTCCCTGTGAGCGAGGAGCGGGGATTCAAAGTCGCTCATGAACCCAAGAGAGACCCTAGCCGTCATCCCCATGTTCGTTATTCCAGGCTCTTCTTTGTTATTAATAAAAATACATATAATTGTTATCAACAGATAAAAAAACTATGATTTGACATTGCTAATATCAGCCAGTATATTAAAACTTTTTCATTTTGCCTTGACACATTGTTTTTTTTTCATCCGTTAGACTTCTTCGTTTATTTTGAACCAAGTTCTTGTTTCAACATCTTCATATCTTTCGGTCATGATGCTACCAGAAGAGAAAATACAGGCTAGAGGGAGAGACTCTCGAATCCATCATTACACTATTATGACAAGTATATATAACTTTGTTCTTGATTCTCTTTAACAGAGTAAAACTTGTCATCAATTTTCTCTTTGTATAGATGCTAAGTTGATGAATTCTTTGAACCAGTTTAGAGGTTATCATTGATTATGACTATAAACATTTTATTTTCTCTATTTATGGCAGTGGAATCAAAGCAAATGAAACATTGATATAATATTAACGTTCTAAAATCCTATAAATTGGAATCAAAGCAAATGAAACATTGATATAATATTAACGTTCTAAAATCCTATAAATTGGAATCAAAGCAAATGAAACATTGATATAATATTAACGTTCTAAAATCATTTCATCAAGTAGGAAACGAATAGAACACAAATACACTACCGAGTTAAATTTACCAAGTGGGCCTTTTATGGTTTTAACACTACGAGTCAATATTTTTGGTGCCTTTCAATCTTGCCTTGGAGGAGATGCAGCCATGGTCTCTCTCAATGTAACTACAACAACACAGTGGTCATCAGCAGTTTTGAAGAATGGGTTTAAGTAGTTAGAAGAAAGTATGAGAGAGAGAAAGTTCTGATGACATGCTAACCTTCAGGTTGGCTTTGTACAGCACGTTCTTGAGTCTGAGTTTGACCCTCTGTTTGGCTTTTACCAAGAGACGAAGCTTTGAGCTGCTCTTCAGTGATCTTGAGGTAATCCTCGGTTGTGGAAGCTTTTTGTGATTGAGCATCATCTGCTCATTTCAAAAAAAAAAAATCACCTTCACTAAAACTCCATTCATGAATATGAATATGAAAGAACAATAACAGTGATTACAGATTAGCCAATGCAAGAAACAGACGAATCAAACCACCTATTGTCATATGTCTAGCCTCCTAGTTTGATAGCATATTTATAATAAACTTAAACCACTCACTGGGCTCACTTGCAGTCAAAGGATCTTCAATGTTTCTAACAGATGGTGGAGGAGAGCGAGCAGTGTTCATTCTGTTCTGGTTGTACACATCTGGCGTTGAGATTTCATCGAGTCCAATTTCACGCTCAAGGGTGCTTTTGAAATCTCTTGAAACATCCTATACCAACAACCAACGTAAGCAACATTTTATTTTCCTTAAAGAGTCTTCTTGAGATTAACAAATCAACCTGTAGCTCTCTAATGGTGGGCTGAAATGTACGCAGTGTTTTCCCAAGAGTTCTAGCTACCTACACGGATCATTAGCAAGTAGAGGTAATTTAGATAAAGACTTCCACAGAGATTCAAACTCAACTTAGCCAAAAATTCAAACACTCCAATTCTTCAAACGATAAACTATTCACAAGTAGTAGCATAGAAGCTATATATACTAACCTCTGCAAGGCCTTTAGGACCAAAGACTAACAAAGCGACAACACCAATAACCAAAGCCTCAGGTGCTCCAACGCCAAACAAAGACGCACGAATCACTAAACCCTTACTACATCTTCTCTTCTTCTCTGCACAACAAAACTCACCCAATTACACACAAAAAAAATGAACAGATTCTTACAACAAAAAGGAACCAACTTTGTGAGGAGATAGAGAAATTCGACACCTGGGTTTGAAGATTTCGGGGAGATGGAGATGCCCATATGCTTTAAGCCAATGTAGGGAGAGAAACGAGAAGAAGAACCCAGGAGAGAAGCCCATGAGGAGAGCTTAAAGCTCGAAGCTTTACAGGAAGGTTGCAGAGGAGGGAAAGAGAGAAGGTGAGATTGTGTAATCGTTGGTGAAGATGAACAAGAAGAAGCTATAATCTGAAAGGCCATGGCCATTGGGCAGCAGCTTCCCAAGTGTATTACAAGTTTTCGTGTGTAGCTTTGAAGCAAACTCACGCACTTCATCACCAATCCATTTAGCGCTGGGGCATTCGACTCAAACGCAAACCGAAGTAAACCGAGAGTTTTCGGTTTTCCATCCGATTAATCTGAAGAAGCGACGAGAACTATATTGTATACTTCTTTGGCTATGATTAAATTGCTTACCATAATTAACACTCCTTGAATTCTATAATGAGCTTGGCTATTTTTTACTGTTTTCTTGCAACAGTTCTTGTAGGATCAGGAGTATTATATCCATCATCCATACTTAACTATGAAGATCAGTCATAAGAACTTTCAGCTTAAGAAAGTTGTTGATCCATCGAGTGACATGAGCAACATCAGGCTCATCCCATTCTCATTTGCATTCGTACTTTAGCTTTAAATTAGTTCTTAATTTATTTATTTTATATTTTACTGTTTTGTAGTTATTTTTTACTTATGTTTTCTTATTTTTTACTTTTTAATTGAATAAGTTGGTAAAATGACATCACGCTCATAATTTAGCTTAGAGACTTATATTTTAAGTTGTAAAAAACGAACAAAAAAATATATATATAACAACAGATTAGTTAATTCGCTTTCTGTGTAACATTAACTTAGGTAATATCTGATTGTCACCGCTACAGGTAAATGGTTAAGAAGAGTTTCAATAAGAGTGTTATAGTTTACCATTTTCCATTCCAAGATTGGAAGGGGGGGAACTATTCAAATTTCTAGATCTGAGATTGGGACGTGAGGGCTATAAACAAATACATATACTCAAAATGAGCATTTTCGAGGTCTCGGCCTCCAATGGCATTAGGGCCCTCCTTAGACAATGCAGTGAATCTTGTAACAGATTCGGGGTTCATCTCAGACCGAATCAGTTCAACATCGTTGGAAAGCATTTCAAATTAGGAATTCCCTTTTATCTTTTGTGTTTAATCTCAGTTGTTTTCTTTTTTGTTTAATCTCATTCTCATTTACATTCGTAAAAGTAGTTTTTTCTATCAAATACTCTAAATTAGTTTTAATTTTTTTTTTGTATTTTACTGTTTTGTAGTTATCTTTTACTTAATTTTTACTTATCTTTTACTTTTAATTGAATAATTTGGTAAAAACATTAAGATGGTTTCATTCTTTCCCAGGAATTCCAGCTTTTACCAAAAAAAAAAAAGAAACACCACGCTTATAATTAGCTTAAAAACTGAGATTTTAGGTTGTAAAAAGAAGAAAGAACAACAAAATATATGACAAAATAGTAAATCCTCAACGAAAATAACCAGTTACCTCACGGATTCCCATCTTGAAGACTCTCTAGCATACTCTCATTGACGAAATTTGATGATAAAAAATTGTTGCTTGTGTTTTATTTATTAGAGTTGTTGAAATCACTTCTAGTGCGTTCATACGGATCTGAATATTTTGTGGAATCAAAACCAATTTGAATTAAAGAGAATGCCTTAGGTCTTGCGAGTAAAAGCTTTTAATAAATCACTTGTCCATTGATTCATCGGTTCAACCATAAACCGAGTTGATTGTCATCTCCACATTCTTCCATTCAATCCATCAAGCTATTAATTTTGAGTCCGTGTGATAAAAAAGATCATTACTTCTCTGATTCAATGGTACTCGAAGTATTAATATCAAAACACATGTGTACAGTTTTAAAAAGTCGAGAACTTTGGTTCTAAACTTAAAAAGCACAAAAAAATTTAATTTGTGTGTTATTGCAATTTTAAAGTGGTCGTACAATTAAGGGCAAACCGTAACCAGGTCTAAGAGAGAGCATATACTTCGGCGAATGGCGATAACCGGGAGAAACCAAGATCTCAAACCGTGACAAAACCAACGACAAGACAATCTTGTATTCCATGGTGGTCAGGTTCCGACCAATACACATTCTCCCTCCGAATCCAAATGGCATAAAACCCATCTTATTCTTACAACCACCGTGCAAACTGCCATTAAATCTCTCCGGCCTAAACTCGTTGACGTCGTCTCCCCACAACTCGGGGTCGTGGTGCATCGC
The DNA window shown above is from Brassica oleracea var. oleracea cultivar TO1000 chromosome C3, BOL, whole genome shotgun sequence and carries:
- the LOC106332151 gene encoding sec-independent protein translocase protein TATB, chloroplastic-like — protein: MAMAFQIIASSCSSSPTITQSHLLSFPPLQPSCKASSFKLSSWASLLGSSSRFSPYIGLKHMGISISPKSSNPEKKRRCSKGLVIRASLFGVGAPEALVIGVVALLVFGPKGLAEVARTLGKTLRTFQPTIRELQDVSRDFKSTLEREIGLDEISTPDVYNQNRMNTARSPPPSVRNIEDPLTASEPNDAQSQKASTTEDYLKITEEQLKASSLGKSQTEGQTQTQERAVQSQPEVTLRETMAASPPRQD